GCCATTTGATGCAGTTGCGCCAGTGTCCATGGGCGTTTATCCGATATCAACCCCGCAACCTCCAGACGATAATCGTCACCTTTTATATTGGGCGCTTCATCCTCACTATAAAAAGCATTAAAAGGAAACGGACGCGTCATCATGCTTTCGGGGTAAACCGGTGCCAGGTCATTGGCATTAAATAACCAGCCCTGAATTCGGTCATTAAATCGTGATATCCGACTTAAGGTATTTTCTACCGATTCATTGCTGCTAATATCGCAGCCCGTTAGCATTATTAACCCGCCGAGCGTTAAACCTTGTTTTAAAAAACGACGACGTCCTTCAGGCGATAACTGTTTATTAATTTGCTGAGTCGCATCCTGAATGATCGCGTTTTTATCGGCATCAGAAAAAATCTTATTTTTATTGTTCATGTTTTTCCCTTATCGCCCACGCAGCATAGCGAGTAAAGTTCGAGGAACCAGCGCCACCATAATGAGATGAACGACAACAAACCCGACCATCCCGGACATGGCATAAAAATGAATAAAGCGCGCCATGTCATACCCGCCGAATAATTCCCGTAACAGCGGAAACTGTACTGATTTCCATACCACAAGGCCTGAGCAAACCAGGATGATCCCGTCGATCATGACAAACAGATACGCCAATTTCTGTACCGTGTTGTAATGACTGAGATCGTTATGAGCCAGTTTCCCCCGCAGCGCGGCGATAAAATTATTGATCAACTCTCGTGGCGACAGAGGCCAAAATTTGCGTTTCAGGCGGCCGCTAAAAATATTAATCAGCAGGTAAAGCACGCCGTTAATACCAAACAGCCACATCCCGGCAAAATGCCACTGCAACGCACCGCCCAGCCAACCACCGAGCGTTAACTCATTTGGGAAACTGAAATTAAACAGCGGTGAAGCGTTATAAATCCGCCACCCGCTGGTCACCATGATGAGTATGGCGAAGGCATTCAACCAGTGGCAAATCCTCAGCCACAATGGATGGATTGTGGCGGGTTTAATCTGAAACGTTGGCGTATCCATCGTTTTATATCCGTTATTGCGTTGAAATGAGTGTGCTCTAAATCTGTTCTCCAAAGCCTCACGAAAAGTTAAATTAAATGTGATAACTCGACCGACGAATGTTGTATAGACTTCCAGTAACTGGTGGATAAAAGGCGAAGTGATGAAGTCCAAAAAGTTATTAATTGTTGAGGATGACGAAAATATTGCTGAACTCTTGCAGCTGCATTTGCGAGAAGAAGGCTATGAAATTGTTCATGCGGCTGATGGCTCCCTGGGACTCGAACTGCTCAAGCAGGGCGGTTGGGATGCGCTGATACTGGATCTGATGCTGCCAGGCGTCGATGGCCTGGAAATCTGTCGCCATGCGCGCACCATGACGCGTTACACGCCGATCGTCATGATCAGCGCCCGCTCCAGTGAAACTCATCGGGTTTTGGGGCTGGAACTGGGCGCCGATGATTACCTGGCGAAACCCTTCTCAATGCTGGAATTGGTTGCTCGCGTCAAAGCGCTTTTCCGCCGCCAGGAGGCGATGAGCCAGAACCTGTTGCAGGATGCCGGAACCCTCACGTTTGAAAGGTTGACTATTGACCCTTTGGCCCGCGACGTGCGCCTCAGACAACAGCCCGTCGAGCTGACGCCACGCGAGTTTGACCTGCTGTGGTTCTTTGCTAAAAATCCGGGCAAGGTGTTTTCCCGCCTCAACCTGCTTAACCAGGTTTGGGGATATCAACACGAAGGCTACGAACACACGGTTAATACCCACATCAACCGGTTACGCATCAAGATTGAAGATAACCCCGCAGAGCCTGAATTCATTCTTACGGTGTGGGGAAAAGGGTATAAATTCATCGCACCGCGAAACGAGTAAACCATGCGAAAACTCTCTCTTTCACAGCGCCTGACTCTGGTTTTTGCGTTGCTGCTTATTACTTCTTGCTCTCTGCTGGGGTGGCTGCAAATTCGCACCAGCACCCAGTACAGCCAGGCGGTGATTCAACAACTTTCAGGCTCTCTTGCCGAGCATATTAACCAGAGCTACCCGCTGCTTGGGCAAGACGGTCTGAATAATGACTCTGTGCGAAATCTGTTTGACCATCTGATGACGGTAAACCCAAGCGTTGAGGTTTATCTACTTGATGATAAAGGCAATATCATTGGTGATGCCGCACCGCCTGACCATATCAAACGTCATCGCGTTGATTTGGAACCGATCCAATCTGCGCTAAACGATCGCCAGTATCCGATCTACGGTGACGATCCGCGCAGTGTGGATGGCAAAAAGGTGTTTAGCGTGGCCCCGATGCGGCAAAACGGGCAGGTTAAAGGCTACTTGTATGTCATTTTGCTGGGTGAAAATTACAATGCGCTAGCCAGTGATGCGCAATCTAACACGCTGTTTAAAGTCGTTTTGCTCTCTATTAGCCTGGTCGCATTGCTTGGGCTGGTTGTCGGTGCGCTGGCATTTCGCTGGATTACCCGTCCGCTGCGTGCGCTTTCACATCAGGTTAATGCGCTGGAAACCGGCGGCATGACGGAGATGAAAGCGATGGCCGAACTGCCGCTGGAAAAAGGACATAGTCACGATGAGATAAGCCTGTTGCGCCAGGGCGTGATCATGATGGCGCGACGGATTTCGGAACAGTGGCACCGGCTTTCGCAACAAGACCAACTCCGCCGCGAGTTTATTGCCAATATCTCTCATGACTTACGCACGCCGTTAACCTCACTGCATGGCTACCTGGAAAGCTTATCCGTGATGTCATCGACGCTTTCTGACGCGGAGAAAAAACGCTATCTGGAAATCGCGTTAGCGCAAAGTCAGAAAGTCCGCACACTTGCACAATCATTATTTGAATTAGCCCGTCTTGAATATGGCGTAGTGAAGCCGCAGAAAGAACATTTCTGCCTCGGAGAATTATTGCAGGACGTTTTTCAGAAATTCGAACTGATGACGCAAACGCGGAAATTACAATTAGTGGCCGATATCCAGCCGGGCTTGCCATTGATTGACGCCGATTTAGGGATGATTGAACGAGTACTGACCAACCTGCTGGATAACGCCATTCGTCATACGCCAGAGCAAGGTACTGTTGCAGTGCGGCTGTGGAAAGAGGCTGAAAAAGTGATGGTGCAGATAAGCGATAGCGGGCCGGGGATCCCACAAGAGCTGAAAGAGGGATTGTTTGTACGCCCTTCGATTGTGAACCAGTCGCATGTGAGAGTCGGGGGTTTAGGGTTAATGATTGTGCGCCAGATGTTGCAGTTACACGGCAGTGATATTTCGCTGGTAGAAAGGCCAGAAACCGGGGCCTGTTTCCGTTTCGCGCTGCCGACGTAAAAACACCGTTTGCCGGGAAACGGTGTTTTCTCGGCGAATGGGCCGATTAATGGATCGGATAAGGGGTATAGACCCCATTCAACGTTTGCAAGAACGCGACGATATCATCGACATCTTTTTGCGGTAACGTCGTGCCGACCTGGTATTTCAGCATCTCTTTCACTGCATCATCCAGCGTCGCCACGTCACCACGATGGAAGTAAGGTGCGGTCAGTGCCACGTTGCGCAGTGTGGGTACTTTCTGGCGCAACCTGTCGCGCACCTCTTTGGTGACATTCATTCGCCCGATGTCTGCGCTTGTGACGGTACCAAAACCGAAATCTTCTTTCAGCCCCAGCGGTTCAAACGAGCGACTCCCTAACGTTTTCCCTGTGTGGCAGGTGGCGCATTTATTCTCTTTAAACAGCTGATACCCGTGTTTTTGCTGCGCGGTTATCGCGCCGTCATTCCCTCGTAAATACTGATCGAACGGTGAG
The nucleotide sequence above comes from Buttiauxella selenatireducens. Encoded proteins:
- a CDS encoding response regulator transcription factor; this encodes MKSKKLLIVEDDENIAELLQLHLREEGYEIVHAADGSLGLELLKQGGWDALILDLMLPGVDGLEICRHARTMTRYTPIVMISARSSETHRVLGLELGADDYLAKPFSMLELVARVKALFRRQEAMSQNLLQDAGTLTFERLTIDPLARDVRLRQQPVELTPREFDLLWFFAKNPGKVFSRLNLLNQVWGYQHEGYEHTVNTHINRLRIKIEDNPAEPEFILTVWGKGYKFIAPRNE
- a CDS encoding molybdopterin-dependent oxidoreductase — its product is MNNKNKIFSDADKNAIIQDATQQINKQLSPEGRRRFLKQGLTLGGLIMLTGCDISSNESVENTLSRISRFNDRIQGWLFNANDLAPVYPESMMTRPFPFNAFYSEDEAPNIKGDDYRLEVAGLISDKRPWTLAQLHQMAQVSQVTRHICVEGWSAIGKWGGVPFSLFLKAIGADLNARYVSFKCADDYYTSIDMATALHPQTIIALTYDGQILPRKYGFPMKLRMPTKLGYKNPKHILVIEVTNRYPGGYWEDQGYNWFGGS
- a CDS encoding sensor histidine kinase, encoding MRKLSLSQRLTLVFALLLITSCSLLGWLQIRTSTQYSQAVIQQLSGSLAEHINQSYPLLGQDGLNNDSVRNLFDHLMTVNPSVEVYLLDDKGNIIGDAAPPDHIKRHRVDLEPIQSALNDRQYPIYGDDPRSVDGKKVFSVAPMRQNGQVKGYLYVILLGENYNALASDAQSNTLFKVVLLSISLVALLGLVVGALAFRWITRPLRALSHQVNALETGGMTEMKAMAELPLEKGHSHDEISLLRQGVIMMARRISEQWHRLSQQDQLRREFIANISHDLRTPLTSLHGYLESLSVMSSTLSDAEKKRYLEIALAQSQKVRTLAQSLFELARLEYGVVKPQKEHFCLGELLQDVFQKFELMTQTRKLQLVADIQPGLPLIDADLGMIERVLTNLLDNAIRHTPEQGTVAVRLWKEAEKVMVQISDSGPGIPQELKEGLFVRPSIVNQSHVRVGGLGLMIVRQMLQLHGSDISLVERPETGACFRFALPT
- a CDS encoding cytochrome b/b6 domain-containing protein; protein product: MDTPTFQIKPATIHPLWLRICHWLNAFAILIMVTSGWRIYNASPLFNFSFPNELTLGGWLGGALQWHFAGMWLFGINGVLYLLINIFSGRLKRKFWPLSPRELINNFIAALRGKLAHNDLSHYNTVQKLAYLFVMIDGIILVCSGLVVWKSVQFPLLRELFGGYDMARFIHFYAMSGMVGFVVVHLIMVALVPRTLLAMLRGR